One genomic segment of Amycolatopsis sp. Hca4 includes these proteins:
- a CDS encoding MarR family winged helix-turn-helix transcriptional regulator, with translation MSSAPLAVTRRLGYLLKHAQLRLAELAEPLYAPLGVTGRQLALLALFGDGPAQSQQDGAARLGIDRTTMVALVDELEAKGLVRREVAPGDRRKRLVLLTPEGERVREAGEELTRQAEALLLEPLSAEDAERLRAALHQVVRAE, from the coding sequence ATGTCCAGTGCGCCCCTCGCTGTCACCCGGCGGCTCGGCTACCTGCTCAAACACGCCCAGCTGCGGCTCGCCGAGCTGGCCGAGCCGCTGTACGCGCCCCTCGGCGTCACCGGGCGGCAGCTCGCGCTGCTCGCGCTCTTCGGTGACGGGCCGGCGCAGTCACAGCAGGACGGCGCCGCCCGGCTCGGCATCGACCGGACGACGATGGTCGCGCTCGTGGACGAGCTGGAGGCCAAGGGGCTGGTCCGGCGCGAGGTCGCGCCGGGGGACCGGCGCAAGCGCCTCGTGCTGCTGACCCCCGAAGGGGAGCGCGTCCGCGAGGCGGGCGAAGAACTCACGAGGCAGGCCGAGGCGCTGCTGCTGGAGCCGCTCTCCGCCGAGGACGCCGAGCGGCTGCGCGCCGCTCTGCACCAGGTTGTTCGCGCCGAGTGA
- a CDS encoding ABC transporter ATP-binding protein yields MDNMWGLWSSAMRAGDAPKALTRGTLKRVARFARPHWRRLLAFLVLTVVSAVLAVSTPVLAGKVVDAIVGGHDVTVVVWLAVVIAVLAIADAGFGLIERWQSARIGEGIIYDLRRAVFEHVQRMPIAFFTRTRTGALVSRLNNDVIGAQRTFTATLSGLVTNVIQLALSLAVMLTLSWQVTLIALVLLPIFVIPARRLGRRMAGLQREAADLNAGMTTQMTERFSAPGATLVKLFGRPVQEAEDFGVRAGRVRDIGVRTAMLTRWFMTSLTLVSALAQALVYGLGGYLALTGALAPGTVVALALLLTRLYAPLTALANVRVDVMTALVSFERVFEVLDLKPMIEEKPGARALSPSGGVSVEFSDVRFGYPAADRYSLASLEDVATLDHRGGEEVLHGISFRAEPGQMVALVGSSGAGKSTIASLLPRLYDVDSGAVRLSDVDVRELTFASLRETVGVVTQDGHLFHDTIRANLAYARPGVTDDEIWEALERARLGELVHSLPDGLDTTVGERGYRLSGGERQRLTIARLLLAQPKVVILDEATAHLDSESEAAVGEALTHALAGRTALVIAHRLSTVRAADQILVLEHGEIVERGTHDELLAAGGRYATLHATQFADEEPAIA; encoded by the coding sequence GTGGACAACATGTGGGGGCTGTGGAGCTCGGCGATGCGCGCCGGTGACGCACCCAAGGCGCTCACCCGCGGCACGCTGAAACGCGTCGCCCGCTTCGCCCGGCCGCACTGGCGGCGGCTGCTGGCCTTCCTCGTGCTCACCGTCGTTTCGGCCGTCCTCGCGGTGTCGACGCCCGTGCTGGCCGGCAAGGTGGTCGACGCGATCGTCGGCGGCCACGACGTCACGGTGGTCGTTTGGCTCGCCGTCGTGATCGCCGTGCTGGCGATCGCCGACGCCGGGTTCGGGCTGATCGAACGGTGGCAATCCGCGCGCATCGGCGAAGGCATCATCTACGACCTGCGGCGCGCGGTCTTCGAGCACGTCCAGCGCATGCCGATCGCCTTCTTCACCCGGACCCGCACCGGCGCGCTCGTTTCGCGGCTCAACAACGACGTCATCGGCGCGCAGCGGACGTTCACCGCGACGCTGTCCGGGCTGGTCACCAACGTCATCCAGCTGGCGCTGTCGCTGGCTGTCATGCTCACGCTGTCCTGGCAGGTCACCCTGATCGCGCTGGTGCTGCTGCCGATCTTCGTCATCCCCGCGCGCCGGCTCGGCCGCCGGATGGCCGGGCTGCAGCGGGAGGCCGCGGACCTCAACGCCGGGATGACCACGCAGATGACCGAGCGGTTCTCCGCACCGGGTGCGACGCTGGTGAAGCTGTTCGGCCGCCCGGTGCAGGAGGCGGAGGACTTCGGGGTGCGCGCCGGGCGCGTGCGGGACATCGGCGTCCGGACCGCGATGCTGACCCGCTGGTTCATGACCAGCCTGACCCTGGTTTCCGCGCTGGCGCAGGCGCTCGTGTACGGCCTCGGCGGGTACCTCGCGCTGACCGGGGCGCTGGCGCCGGGCACCGTCGTCGCGCTGGCCCTGCTGCTGACCCGGCTGTACGCACCGCTGACCGCGCTGGCCAACGTCCGCGTCGACGTCATGACCGCGCTGGTGTCCTTCGAGCGGGTCTTCGAGGTCCTGGACCTCAAGCCGATGATCGAGGAGAAGCCCGGTGCGCGGGCTCTTTCCCCTTCGGGCGGGGTTTCGGTCGAGTTCTCCGACGTCCGCTTCGGGTACCCCGCGGCGGACAGGTACTCGCTGGCGTCGCTGGAGGACGTCGCCACGCTCGACCACCGCGGCGGCGAAGAGGTGCTGCACGGGATCTCGTTCCGCGCCGAGCCGGGGCAGATGGTCGCGCTGGTCGGGTCGTCGGGGGCGGGGAAGTCGACGATCGCGTCGCTGCTGCCGCGGCTGTACGACGTCGACTCCGGCGCGGTCCGGCTGTCCGATGTGGACGTCCGGGAGCTGACTTTCGCGTCCTTGCGCGAAACCGTCGGCGTGGTGACCCAGGACGGGCACCTCTTCCACGACACGATCCGCGCCAACCTGGCGTACGCGCGTCCCGGCGTCACCGACGACGAGATCTGGGAGGCGCTCGAGCGGGCCCGGCTCGGCGAGCTGGTGCATTCGCTGCCCGACGGCCTCGACACGACGGTCGGCGAGCGCGGCTACCGCCTTTCCGGCGGCGAGCGTCAGCGGCTGACCATCGCCCGGTTGCTCCTGGCCCAGCCCAAGGTGGTGATCCTCGACGAGGCGACCGCCCACCTGGACTCGGAGTCCGAGGCCGCCGTCGGCGAGGCCCTCACGCACGCACTGGCCGGCCGCACGGCCCTGGTCATCGCCCACCGCCTCTCGACGGTCCGCGCGGCCGACCAGATCCTGGTCCTCGAACACGGCGAAATCGTCGAGCGCGGAACCCACGACGAGCTCCTCGCCGCAGGCGGCCGTTACGCCACCCTCCACGCAACCCAGTTCGCCGACGAAGAACCCGCCATCGCGTGA